TCGACGCGCCTGCCAACAGGCTGTACGCCGCTGCCCAGGATTCCAATCAGGTGTACGTCATTGACACGCTAGCAAACCGGGTCGTCGAAAAAATACCTGCCAGGGGATGGCCGGTAGGCGTCGCAGTCAACCCGGAGACAAACCTTGTTTATGTTGCAAATTCTGCATCGGGACGGTCCGAGTCGTACGATTTCCCCGTGGAAGACGACCTAGTGTCCGTCATCAACGGCACGACCTATAGAGTAGTGGCAGACATTGACGTGGGCAGCAGATTCCTTTCAGAGGAAGGAATAACTAGAGACACTCAAGGCATCGGAGTCAGCGCGCCTACAACCATATCTGTCAATCCCGGCACGAACATGGTGTACGTAGGAGGCGGGATGTCCGGTGACATAGTGGCAGTCGACGCTTATGCAAACAAGGTCGCGGCAAGAATCCCAATAGAAGGCAGCCATCTGGGAAGCGACATCAACCTTGACACAAACACCGTCTATTTCAGCAACAACGGGCGAGGTGCAATAGACGTCATCGACGGCTCGTCCAATACCTTGTATTACTCGATTGAACGTAAAGAAAACGGCCGGCCGTTTTCTTTTCCTGAAGACGTGGCGGTAAACCCAAAAACGAACAAGCTGTACGTTGCAGACCTGGATTCGGTTTCCATAATCGATCCAGATTCGAGAAAGGTGATAAAAACAATAGATATCGGAGGATACAAGGACGTTGCAGTAAATCCAGAGACAAACCTTGCGTTTGTCACCGTCCGCGATTCCAGTTCGCTTGTCATAATTGATGGCAACACAAACGAGATGATCCTTGATCCCGGAAGCTATGCGTACGAGATTGCCGCCGGCATTGGAGTCGTTTCTATAGCTGTTGCGATCTTCTTTATCAAAAAGCACAAGCGGAAATCTGACCGTGCTTGAATGCCCCTGCTGCATTGGTCACGACTAGCAATGATGCAAATCAATATTTTTCTGCCCTAGGGTTCTACCCGCGACATCGTCCTTGGGAACAGCACCGTGTCCTTGATGTCCTCCGCGTTTGTTATCCATCGCACGAGGCGCTCGATGCCAAGGCCAAAGCCGCCGTGCGGCACCGAACCGTACCTGCGCAGGTCGAGGTACCACTCGTACGCCTCTGGCTTCAACCCCTCCTTTACCATCCTGCTGGTGATAGAGTCGATGCTGTCTTCCCTCTGGCCGCCGCTTGTTATCTCGCCAAAG
The sequence above is drawn from the Nitrososphaera viennensis EN76 genome and encodes:
- a CDS encoding YncE family protein — protein: MMIPFALVLAVILIAGLAPSNQAAAYAPYSIKLGSPILDVAVNPATNTIYVSHVNSISVINGSSYSLAATIPLDATNDAVGLAVDAPANRLYAAAQDSNQVYVIDTLANRVVEKIPARGWPVGVAVNPETNLVYVANSASGRSESYDFPVEDDLVSVINGTTYRVVADIDVGSRFLSEEGITRDTQGIGVSAPTTISVNPGTNMVYVGGGMSGDIVAVDAYANKVAARIPIEGSHLGSDINLDTNTVYFSNNGRGAIDVIDGSSNTLYYSIERKENGRPFSFPEDVAVNPKTNKLYVADLDSVSIIDPDSRKVIKTIDIGGYKDVAVNPETNLAFVTVRDSSSLVIIDGNTNEMILDPGSYAYEIAAGIGVVSIAVAIFFIKKHKRKSDRA